The following coding sequences lie in one Lolium perenne isolate Kyuss_39 chromosome 2, Kyuss_2.0, whole genome shotgun sequence genomic window:
- the LOC127334945 gene encoding MEIOTIC F-BOX protein MOF — MEAVTECRLHAGGSTDDRLSALPDDLLHRILSFLPCQRTVQTTVLSKRWAGLWRSAPCININMVYFSTRSRHRWQKIEDLVTNFLIFHNAPVLDAFRIAMDGVIADDWLPAINRWVRRGILGCPSVLEIEFFDTGIPDSPFGDTIRPGPFELPDIGSTSSSRLKKLSLVGVSLGSSFAELLRSGCPVLEDLHLEDCCTEFNHIQSHTLKKLTIHICYRHSVGTLAIKAPALVELVLDPDLSMPEYTQKNEFSLADGSTNSLVDAWVVFPNDMSPRSRVMLLGSLSNVTKLELTACFSAELMLDNELGQFPIFSNMRTLWLRGCVFGNRDGKCSTLDIFLQKTPNLKKLTLEHQRPCCCKNTFQEAGRKKRKDKTSSRSLHCPDQKAFQCPNLKLIEIIYEARYTDDHHEHQLFQVMRGLWRNLQDATFTVTKI, encoded by the exons ATGGAGGCCGTCACAGAGTGCCGCCTCCATGCCGGCGGCTCTACCGACGACCGGCTGAGCGCGCTGCCGGACGACCTCCTCCACCGCATCCTCTCCTTCCTCCCGTGCCAGCGGACCGTGCAAACGACCGTGCTGTCCAAGAGGTGGGCAGGCCTCTGGCGCTCGGCGCCATgcatcaacatcaacatggtgtaTTTCTCAACCCGTTCCAGGCACAGGTGGCAAAAGATTGAGGATCTCGTCACCAATTTCCTCATCTTCCACAACGCTCCGGTTCTAGATGCGTTCCGGATCGCGATGGATGGCGTCATCGCCGATGATTGGCTTCCGGCCATCAACAGATGGGTTCGCCGCGGCATCCTGGGATGCCCATCGGTGCTCGAGATCGAGTTCTTCGACACCGGCATACCTGATTCGCCATTCGGCGACACGATCCGACCTGGTCCGTTTGAGTTGCCCGACATCGGATCTACCAGTTCCAGTCGCCTCAAAAAGCTCAGCCTTGTTGGCGTGTCCCTTGGCAGCTCCTTCGCCGAGCTGCTCCGTTCAGGATGCCCGGTACTAGAAGATCTGCACCTCGAAGATTGCTGCActgaattcaaccacatacagtcCCACACATTGAAGAAGCTAACTATCCACATATGTTATCGTCATTCAGTCGGTACCCTGGCTATCAAGGCTCCCGCTCTTGTTGAATTGGTGCTGGATCCAGATCTTTCGATGCCTGAATACACCCAGAAGAACGAGTTTTCCCTAGCTGATGGGTCGACCAACTCCCTCGTGGATGCATGGGTTGTTTTCCCAAACGACATGTCTCCGAGAAGTCGAGTCATGCTTCTAGGCAGCCTCTCCAACGTGACCAAGCTGGAGCTGACAGCATGCTTTTCGGCAGAG CTGATGCTAGATAACGAGTTGGGTCAATTCCCAATTTTCAGCAACATGAGAACCTTGTGGCTACGCGGGTGTGTATTTGGCAATCGCGATGGGAAGTGCAGCACCCTCGACATATTTCTGCAGAAGACCCCTAATCTGAAGAAGCTTACTTTGGAGCATCAGCGG CCATGCTGCTGCAAAAATACATTTCAAGAGGCGGggcgcaagaagagaaaggacaaGACAAGTAGCCGCTCCCTCCATTGTCCGGACCAAAAGGCTTTCCAGTGCCCAAACTTAAAGTTGATCGAAATCATATATGAAGCACGTTATACGGATGATCACCATGAACACCAGCTGTTTCAAGTTATGAGGGGGCTTTGGAGGAACCTACAAGACGCTACTTTCACCGTTACTAAAATTTAG